The Primulina tabacum isolate GXHZ01 unplaced genomic scaffold, ASM2559414v2 Contig396, whole genome shotgun sequence genome includes the window ATTCTTACGTATATTTTAATTTACGTGAAATACTTTGTAAAATGTCTTGCTTACTCTTGAATTCAATGTCATTTTTATCACTCACCGAAGAGTAACTGGTGtttgataataatttttatatcattGTTATCAATCTCTGCTTTCCTGGAATAGTTAGACTATAAAACCAATGTGAGAAAATTGCAGATGGAGTTTATTACTTGAGACTTGAGAGAGATTAAATTTCTGGTCTTGCAGCAGACTTGCTTTTGCTTTTGCTTTTTAGCATTATTATTTGAATCTAATAATTTATCGCAGCAAGCACGAACTTACGCAAAAGAGAACAACCTTTTTTCCATGGAAACCTCTGCCAAGACTGCAAATAATGTCAATGACCTGTTTTATGAAATAGGTAAGAATTGTTGAACATTTACTTGAGGCTGAAGCAACGGAAAATCGCTATTTAATTGTAGAATTTGAAAACTGCTTGTTAGATGTCACGCAAGACTAAGATCATCAGTTCATCATGAGTTTTGAGGGTTTATTCTATCTGCTTTCCTTAAATTTATGTTCTCAAAAATTGCTTCTCGCTATGTGTATAATCAGGTTGTTAATGTTTACTTTTAATCTTTGTATAACAATACCGGAAATTAGATTTCTGAGAATGAGAAGCATACGCCTTGGTATTCGTTTCTTGGAATGAGAAGCATACGCCTTGGTATTCTCATTTTATCTTCCTTTGACAAGATTGAGAAATCAAACAAGCTAACAGCGTCCAAGTTGGTTTTGAGAATCTGAGATATGATTGATCGAGGGTACTTTAAAGCACCATAATTCCTGTACTTTATTTGTTCGATGTTGGTGGATTCGTGTTCCCTAGGCTTTTAATAAAATCTCTTGTTATGTATCTACAGCAAAAAGATACCTCTTTTGCAGCCGGCCCCAAACCCAACAGGCATGGTTCTGGTGGATCGACCTGCAGACAGGGCTACTAGTGCTTCTTGTTGCTCATGAAACGGAATGTATTCAAGTCAAAATATGTCATCAacttatttcatttttcttgtggTTTGCGCATGAATTCAACTTTTGTTGTGCATATGGCATTTCTTGTTTACCGTGTTCCAAGATTTATTGAAGTAATTTTTATTAACtataatattatttgatttcCCACGCCATTATTTGTCCATAATTCAGATGATGTGTTAGTGGTGCTTCCGATATGGCTTGGCAACTTGAAATCACCTATTTTTTGCCGAGGGAAGTTTCCAAATCTAGTTTCTTGTGGCCCTTGGATAAATATAAAGCAATGAGAAGACACTTCATGCGGCAGATGTACTTAATGAAACTAGTTTTAAAATTGATCTATATATTGTTGGAGAAATGTAACCATTTACAGTATATCGAGTTCCAACAAACGTTGGAATCTGTCTGTATGTCATTTCCTGTTTTCTGCATTTGCTCCGAGTCCACGAGAGAAATGAAGAAAATCTGAGACACGGTCTATCTTCTAAATAAATGGTCACATTTTCTTTGCTATGGTCTTTTTCAACCCATTGATAATCTTCCCGAACCACATCAAGTTCATGATTGCAAGTGTAGAGGGTACCCGTGTACCAAAAGAAAACCAATTATGTGCATCTGCATAACCTGCAAAGAGTGTGGATGATTCACAATTTAAGAAACTCACTGAAAAAACTAGCTCAGCGTGCCACATAACTTGGAAAATAATTGCATGCCAAAGTACAGATGGACCGATTCATATGTCATCGACtacaaagaaaaagaaagcatttagGCAAATATGAATTTAGAGTCTAAGAAGGCAAACCGTTACCTGATCATGGTGGAGGTAAACATGGTaaacataaaaacaaacaaaagaatTCTCGCCTACCTGCAGTTCAAAAAATATGATTACTCTTACCTATACTTGAAATGACAAGGTCTCCATTATAAAGAAATAGCAGTTGCAGGGTTAGGTAGGACAACGTACCAACCCAAGCAAAAAATATCACACTGCCATTGATCAGATATGCGTTGGATTTCTTCAACCCAGCAATATCTAGATACCTGCAGCAAGAAGCCCATAAATGCATCAACAAAAGAATCAGACAGGCAAAAAATCAAGGGTCTTCTTTATGACATCCTAAAAACCAACCATCTCATGTTGATCTCTGGGGTTGTCACCTCAGATATCAGCACCATGAACGTGTAAAAAGCTGCCCCTCTCCAGTAAACATGGAAATATGCTACGGCAATCCCTGAAAGAGAGTGATGGACTATCTGAAATCACAAAAGCACACAACTGTCATGGTCTACGCTACATTTGTAGGGCATTTCACAGTTACTGCTCTACGGGACAACAAATAGGCCTACTTACTATGATACATTTTCAGAACAATGTATCTGGGGCTAAAGACAACAGAAGAAAAATTCAGATGTCATTATGACGAGAGAAATCTCCGAACTTGGCTCTCAATCTCCAAATTTGGCCGCATGGGCAGCACATAGTTTAGTTTAGTTTAAAAAAAGAGCATGATACCACCAacaaaacaaattaaatagcTCTTCTTGCATGAAATGCACTTACGTACTCCACTCCACCCAAAGAAGGATACAGCCAACAAATCATTCCAAGGTCTGAAATAAAGTACCCAACAGATACCTGCCAAAAGTTGCACACGAAGCTTAAATAGATGAATATCATGGCATGCCTCATTAACAAAGCACTGgaacaaattacatattaatcaCGCGCCTACAATTTCTGGTTTTCCTTAATTGTTGCAGGAATAATATTAATTCTGTTTTAAAATCTTCAACAATCAAATTTCAAGATGGAAGTCAAATATATGTTCTTATACATGCATAACAATCATAAACATGTGATGGACTGAGTTCATTGATAGTCAagattatggaattttttttttataaattggcATCCAACCTTCTCATTTTTCATCTCCCTTGGGCCTTTGGTGGTATTACTATAATTTTTGCTTGTGATAAAGTCAATCACCAGTTGTCCTTTCTATACAAAGAAAATGCGTACAAAGGCCACTTTTACAAGCAATGTTCTCAGAATCACCACAAATAGTATTCAACATCAAGAAAAGAATCCAAATTAGAATCCCTATGCAAGTTAAAATAAGCTACATGACATGCTTACCCCAAGAGTAACAGTTGAGAGAGTTGAATTCCGGAGTATGATAAGACCCGTAGACAGGTCATCAGAGAAGAGATCGGACCAGAACACAAAATACAAGGACGCAGTTGATATTAAAATGGCATGAAGAGTGGAAACACCACTGCAGGAAAGTCAAGTACAAAGAGCGTAAGAGGAACATAAAACATCATCACCATAGTACATTCTCATTAGTTGCGGGGTCGGATACATGGATAGTAATTCTCCAAACTAAGAGGAGCATAAAAAACAAGAAACAAAAATGAAAAGCTAGTGTATTCACCGATTGTTCCACTCTGTTCGTTGAATCTTTGTGAGGCCATTATAGGTCCTGAAGTAAAAAAGAGCTGATGAGCTGAGTCAGAATCATATACCTGTTGGAGGGCCAAGCCAATTATTAAACTCCCGTGGACAAGACCATTGCAGAACACTCTAGTTGGGAAAATAGGGAATTCATTTTTTGAATCACCATAACTTCATTGCTTCTACATATTAAGTTGCACATGTACATCTAAATTCACAAATGTATGCAGTTAGTCAAAATAGCACCCTGGTGAGGATCTCTATATTAAGGAACTAATGAAGTAAATGTACGATGTTTTCAAACAACTATAGTCAATCACAAAGGAACTGAAAACTCTCAAACTTACCAATTTGAACACCAAATGCCAGCAAGAACAGCAGTGTATGGAACAAGAGGATCAGCAAGTAAGTAATTTTTTACCAGCCCCTCAGCTTTATTTTGATAAGATTTAAATGCCAAAACTTTCCTCGGAGATACTCCCATTATAACAAGCTACAGGACATGTGTTGACTTTCTTCTAGGACATAATAATTCTCGACCTTCCTGGAAATATGTTCAAAAAAGCATATTAGAGTAACCCGGACTCTATTAAAAAATGAATGGAGAGCACAAATAATTTTTGCTTTCCACGAATGATCCCTACaaagagttgaaacaacaaagAGGCAAAGAACACTGGATGTTAATTTTAAGATGCAGGGTTTACAACCCTGTACAAAATCGCGGGTAACTAATgacttttttgaaaataaaacgaAAAGTTTGAGTAGTTCATGCTTCAtgtaaatgcatttaaatattaCTGTAAGGCTCAAAATCAACAACATTTCAAAAAATCAAACAGAGCGTCTACAAGATCCCCAATGATTGTACATCTAGATGAAGTGCCACAGTTGCATCTCATGCATCATTATCATACTCCAATTCCGTATGCTAAGCTAGGGATGGAAAAACACCTATCATCAAAAGATGAACAAACCAAAGGTGAACCTTCTGTTAAAATGGGACATCTGTAAATCCCAAGTCGTAGAATATTTCAATGGGGCAATCATATCTTGAATTCACACATAAATTGTTCTATCCAGCACCATTTACTCAATATCAAGGTGCGAACACATAATTCATTGTCTCGAAATCACGAGTAAATCATAAATCTTGGCAAATGCACCCAAATGTAAAAGACCCATATAGCCAAGAGATCTAAAACTGACTGCAATATGTTAGTTACAGAAAAAGTGTCGACTTTACCTAGCAGTCCACAAATCGAAATACCCAGCAGCAGAATTCGGGAAATCAAACAAACCCACTAATCACATTATAGATAGCAATACCAACAATGATTTTCTTGCTTTCTTCTCATGAAAATGTTGGTTTATTGTGTGCTTTCTTTCTCGGTTAGGAAGAACAAGAAAACCTCAACGAAAACGGAACAATGAATAAGGTGAGATGGGAAGGGAATAGTTTAAAAAGCCGGGAGATAAACAATGAGACTGCTCAAATCAATGAACCGATGCAGGACATCAGAAATTGTGCAATTAAATGTATTTTAACATATATCTTTTCCGTTTTCCAGTACAAGCATTGAATGCAAGGGGgcaaagaaaggaaaaaaactAATCTTGGTACAGGTTGTTAGaggaacaaactcttttaacgTGCACTTCGCTTGGCAATGCTCGTGTTCTGGTGAGCGGATCGCGTGAATTTTTTCTGGATGTAGAGAATGATTAATAAATTTACAAGGTCAAAGTTGTATTTGTGTTCATCTTTGTTagatccaatttttttttggcAATCCTTTAttcatatgaaaaatattatgcaCTCCTCgggattttaattattttctcgCATCAAATTCGATACAAAACCTTAAATATATGATAGTTGAGTATAAAATGTTTcagatattatattaatatatgattttgaatacTCGAACAAATATATGAAGTATTAATGTCAAT containing:
- the LOC142534161 gene encoding uncharacterized protein LOC142534161; translation: LSSSALFYFRTYNGLTKIQRTEWNNRGVSTLHAILISTASLYFVFWSDLFSDDLSTGLIILRNSTLSTVTLGVSVGYFISDLGMICWLYPSLGGVEYIVHHSLSGIAVAYFHVYWRGAAFYTFMVLISEVTTPEINMRWYLDIAGLKKSNAYLINGSVIFFAWVGENSFVCFYVYHVYLHHDQVMQMHIIGFLLVHGYPLHLQS